AGCCCATAACTGCTTAAAAATACTGGATTCCGTGTCAAGCACGGAATGACAAGCCAGAGCAGAATCGACTTTTTGCGAGTGCATCAAACTCCCCGTAAAAAAAGGTTGCCTTCATGGGGCAAAAAAGATAATGTGTTATCTATTAACACGTTAATGGATGGTAATATCTTGAAATCGATGGAATATTTCTATTGTTTTCGGATCGGCGCCCTGGCTCGGAAGATCTACCGGCATTACGGGACACTCTATGGACCGTATGGGGTCACCGTGCCTCAGTCATTCGTCATTTTTGATCTCCTCGCCCATGAGTACAGCAGTGTTAAGGATATCGCCGCGCGGGTCCAGCTCGACAGCCCGGCGGTAACGGGTATCGTGGACCGCCTGGTAAAAGAGGGCCTCGTAAGGCGGGAGGAAGACCCGGCGGACCGCCGCAGCCTGCGTGTGAGCCTGACGGAGAAAGGACGTGCATTGGGTGAGGAATTGGTCCCGCTTGCCGTTTCGTTCAACCGGCAGCTCCATGATGCGCTCAAGGCCGATGATACGGCGGCCTTCGAGCGCTCGCTGAAGCTGCTTGAGGAAAAACTGACCTGAAGGTCTTAAAGAACAGTCATTGTGAACGGGAGGTGCGGTTATGGATGATGTGTACCGGCAATTGCGGAAGAAACTCGACATGTATCCCATCGGGTTTCCTGAAAGTGATGAGGCCTATGCGATCCTGCAGGTTCTGTTCACACCGGAAGAGGCGGAGTTCGCCCTGAAATTGCCCATGATGGATATGAAACTCGACGACATCGCCGCGAGCCTCGGTGAGGGACCCGACGAGGTGAGAAAAAGGCTCGATGCCATGGCCGACCGGGGGACCGTCTTTGTGGCCGTCCGTGATGATATCAGGTATTACCGGCTTCTGCCGTCTGTGGTGGGTTTTTCCGAGACGCCCTTCTGGCCGGGAAAGGAGACCGACAAGACGCAAAAACTGGCGCCTCTCTGGCGGCGGTATTTTTTTGACAAGTTCGGCCGCGAGATCGGGGACCGGGCGCAGTCGATTATGCGGATCATTCCACTGAACGAAACGATCTCGAACGAGGCCCAGGTGACCCCCTATGATGATCTTACCCGGCTGCTCGAAAGGAATGAGTACTTTGCCGTTGCCCATTGCCCCTGCCGTCTCTACATGAAGGGAACCGGCCAGGAATGCGATCATTCACTTGAGGTCTGTCTTCATTTCGATGATGAGGGACGCTACATGGTGGAGCACGGGATGGCGCGTGAGATCACCCGGGAAGAAACGTTGCAGCTCCTGAAAAAATGTAACGAAGAAGGACTGGTGCACTCGACCTATAACATGAAGGGGAAGGTCTACACCATCTGCAACTGCTGTTCCTGCTGCTGCGTGTTTTTCAAGGCCATGAAAGAACTGAAGCTTCCCGGTGCCTTTGCCCGGTCGAACTATGTCAGTTACATTGATCCGGACCTGTGCTCGGCCTGCGAGGTCTGTGCCGACCGCTGTCCCGTGGAGGCCATAACCGTCGATGAGTATGCCGTTGTCGATGAAGAACGGTGCGTCGGTTGCGGTGTCTGTGTTCCCGCGTGCCCCACCGAGGCGATCGTTCTCATCGGGCGGCCGGAAGAGGCAATGGTGGAGCTGCCGGATCGAAAGACCTGGGTGGTGGACCTCCTGAAGGAAAAGGGAGTCCTCTGATAGATTCACCCCTCGATAGCGGTGAGACATGGTTCGAAGGACGGCTGCCGGGATAGTGATGTTGCTTCTGCTGCTTGCGCCGGACGGCGTGTCGGTCGCCGGTGAGGTCCACGGCCGTGAATGCGTCATTCTGCTTCACGGCCTGTTGCGCACCTCCGACTCCATGGAAAGGCTTGCCGGGTACCTCGAGGAGCGGGGCTACCGCGTGCTGAATGTGGACTATCCCTCGCGGGATGGATCGATCGGCGCCCTTGCGGAAGGATATGTAACGCCAGCGGTGCGCCGGTGCCGGGAGGAGGGCTGCGGAACGATACATTTCGTCACCCATTCCCTGGGAGGTATCCTGGTCCGGCAGTATCTGCAGAACGGGACCGTTCCCCCGGGGAGCAGGGTGGTCATGCTCAGCCCGCCGAACGGTGGAACGGAAGTGGCCGATTTCTTCGGGAATGTCTTTCTCTATCACTGGATAACCGGCCCGGCGGGGGAAGAACTGGGAACGGGGGCGGACAGCACGCCGAACCGGCTTGCCCCGATCGATGCG
This Deltaproteobacteria bacterium DNA region includes the following protein-coding sequences:
- a CDS encoding alpha/beta fold hydrolase, which produces MVRRTAAGIVMLLLLLAPDGVSVAGEVHGRECVILLHGLLRTSDSMERLAGYLEERGYRVLNVDYPSRDGSIGALAEGYVTPAVRRCREEGCGTIHFVTHSLGGILVRQYLQNGTVPPGSRVVMLSPPNGGTEVADFFGNVFLYHWITGPAGEELGTGADSTPNRLAPIDAPVGIIAGTRCYNPLFSVLIPGTDDGTVGIERMKLEEMAGYIEVPCGHFFMMNNAAVMRQTAYFLERGVFDHDGGR
- a CDS encoding 4Fe-4S binding protein translates to MDDVYRQLRKKLDMYPIGFPESDEAYAILQVLFTPEEAEFALKLPMMDMKLDDIAASLGEGPDEVRKRLDAMADRGTVFVAVRDDIRYYRLLPSVVGFSETPFWPGKETDKTQKLAPLWRRYFFDKFGREIGDRAQSIMRIIPLNETISNEAQVTPYDDLTRLLERNEYFAVAHCPCRLYMKGTGQECDHSLEVCLHFDDEGRYMVEHGMAREITREETLQLLKKCNEEGLVHSTYNMKGKVYTICNCCSCCCVFFKAMKELKLPGAFARSNYVSYIDPDLCSACEVCADRCPVEAITVDEYAVVDEERCVGCGVCVPACPTEAIVLIGRPEEAMVELPDRKTWVVDLLKEKGVL
- a CDS encoding MarR family transcriptional regulator — its product is MEYFYCFRIGALARKIYRHYGTLYGPYGVTVPQSFVIFDLLAHEYSSVKDIAARVQLDSPAVTGIVDRLVKEGLVRREEDPADRRSLRVSLTEKGRALGEELVPLAVSFNRQLHDALKADDTAAFERSLKLLEEKLT